The region TATGCACCACACCATGATTGCGCACATCACTGCCGTGATAATCCTGTTGATCGGTGTTCAACACTTCACGCCAGCCCCCCTGCTGATTAACGCCAAAACGGTAGTGGTGGCGCGTCACCGGCGTGAAGTTACTGGCAACGATGATTTCATTGCCCTCACGGTCACGGCGTGCAAACACAAACACCGAGTTTTCGTGGTCATCAACCACCAGCCATTCAAAGCCCTGCGCATCGAAATCCAGTTGATGTAATGGCGTGAAGTGTTTGTAACTGTGGTTGAGATCGCGCACCAGACGCTGTACGCCGTTGTGCCAGTTATCCTCACCCTCCAGCAGATGCCAGTCGAGGCTCGAATCGTGATTCCACTCGCGGCCTTGAGCAAACTCGTTGCCCATAAACTGCAGCTTTTTGCCCGGGAAGCCCCACATCCAGCCGTAATAAGCACGCAGGTTGGCGAACTTCTGCCACGCATCGCCGGGCATGCGATCGAGTATCGAACGTTTGCCGTGCACCACTTCATCGTGCGACAGCGGCAGCACGAAGTTTTCGGTGTAGTTGTAGAGCATGCCGAAGGTCATCAGATTGTGATGATAACGACGGTGCACTGGATCGAGCTTCATGTAGTCGAGCGTGTCGTGCATCCAGCCGAGGTTCCATTTGAACCAGAAGCCGAGACCGCCATCTTCAGAGGGGCGTGTCACGCCTGGATAATCGGTGGACTCTTCCGCCACGCTGATGGTGCCCGGTGCCGCACGACCTAGCGTGCGATTGGTGTGGCGCAGGAAGGAAATCGCTTCAAGATTTTCACGCCCGCCAAAGTGGTTAGGGATCCACTCGCCCTCTTTGCGGCTGTAATCGCGATAGATCATGGAAGCCACCGCATCCACACGTAAACCGTCAATGCCGAATCGCTCCATCCAGTAAAGTGCATTACCGGAGAGGTAATTACTGACTTCACGGCGACCAAAGTTGTAGATCAGCGTGTTCCAGTCCTGATGGAAGCCTTCTCGCGGATCGCTGTGCTCATACAGTTCGGTGCCGTCGAATTTCGCCAACCCGAAGTCATCACTCGGGAAATGGCCTGGCACCCAGTCGAGCAGCACGTTGATGCCCGCATCATGCGCCGCCGCGATAAAGTGACGAAACTCATCGCGCGTGCCGAAGCGACGCGTCGGCGCATACATGCCAAGAGGCTGATAGCCCCAGCTACCATCAAACGGGTGTTCGTTGATCGGCAACAGCTCAATGTGGGTGAAGCCCATCTCTTTCACATAAGGAATGAGCTGTTCCGCCAGCTCTTTGTAGCTCAGCCAGAAATTGTTGTCGGTGTGGCGGCGCCACGAACCCAAGTGCACTTCGTAAATCGAGATCGGCTGATCAAAGGCATTGGCAGCTTTGCGCTGCGGCTGCATCTCTATTTTTGGCGGCAGGCCACAAATCATCGACGCCGTTTGTGGTCGCATCTGCGCTTCAAAGGCAAAGGGATCGGCCTTGATACGCATCTGTCCTGACGCATCAATGATTTCATATTTGTAGAGCTGGCCGTTCACGGCACCCGGCACAAACAGTTCCCAGACACCCAGTTCACGGCGGAAGCGCATGGGATGGCGGCGACCGTCCCAGAAGTTGAACTCACCGACGACGGAAACCCGGCGTGCATTGGGTGCCCACACCGAGAATCGCGTGCCACTGACACCATCAATGGTCACGCCGTGCGCTCCCAGGGTTTCGTAGGGCCGCAAATGCGTGCCCTCGCCCAGCAGCCAGGCGTCCATTTCCGCCAGCAGCGGGCCGAAGCGATAGGCATCGTCGATCAGGTTTTGCTGGCCGTGCCAGGTGACCGCCAGTTGATAGCGAAACAGGTTTTTACGACGGGGGATCACCCCGCTGAAGAAGCCGCGCGAATCGAGGCATTTAAGCTGCGCGCATTTGCGTCCGGTGTTGGTTTCAATCACCCAGACTTCGGAGGCATCAGGCAGCAGTGCACGCACTTCGAGGCCTTCGACAGTTTGGTGCATCCCCAGAAATGAGAAGGGATCGGCATAATTCCCGGCAAAAAGGGCATTGATCGCATGGCGATCGGGAAGCTCTGACATGACTTTCTTCCTATGATTTCGCGCAGGCGACCGGAGTGGACAACAATGCCGCCTCTGGTGCGCTGCTTTTCATTGAGCCATACATACACCAGCAAGAGAGGACACCGTCCATGGGAGAAGATCTTAGCCGTGTACAACAACCATTCAGTTCGGAAAGCAAAAACAGTTAACAACCGGCACATCACTGTTAAATCATAGCTTGGGGCTGGCAGAAGCCAGGGGGGAAAGCAAAAAAATCTTGTTAGACGAGCAAAAAGGGGAAGCGGATCACTTGTCAGGCGCAATTTGCGTTAAGTTTTGCAGCCTGGATTACAAAAAAGGCCGGGAAACCCCGGCCTGTCTGATTTGTCGCTGCGCTTAGTCGATCAGCAAACGCAACATGCGGCGCAGCGGTTCAGCCGCGCCCCACAGCAACTGGTCACCCACGGTGAAGGCAGAAAGGTATTCCGGCCCCATGTTCAGCTTGCGCAGTCGGCCAACTGGCGTGGTCAGCGTGCCGGTGACGGCCGCAGGCGTCAGCTCACGCATAGTGATTTCGCGGTCGTTTGGCACCACTTTCACCCACTCGTTGTGAGAAGCCAGCAGCTGTTCGATTTCGTTGAGCGGAATATCTTTTTTCAGCTTCAGGGTGAACGCCTGGCTGTGGCAGCGCAGTGCGCCGACACGCACGCACAGACCATCAACCGGGATGGGGCTGCTGGTACGCAGGATTTTGTTGGTTTCTGCCTGGCCTTTCCACTCTTCGCGCGTCTGGCCATTATCCAACTGCTTGTCGATCCACGGGATCAGGCTGCCGGCTAACGGCACGCCGAAATTGTCGGTCGGCAAAGTGCCAGAACGGGTGAAATCGGTGACGCTGCGTTCAATTTCCAAAATCGCCGAGGCCGGATCTTGCAACGATTTTGCCACGTGGTTGTGCAGCATGCCCATTTGCGTCAGCAGTTCACGCATATGGCGTGCGCCGCCGCCGGAGGCCGCCTGGTAAGTGGCGACAGACGCCCACTCCACCAGATCGTTAGCGAACAGGCCGCCGAGTGACATCAGCATCAGGCTGACGGTGCAGTTACCGCCGACGAAGGTTTTGATACCGTTGTCGAGGCCCTGACGAATCACGTTGTGGTTTACCGGATCGAGAATGATGATGGCGTCATCTTTCATGCGCAGCGTGGAGGCTGCATCAATCCAGTAACCCTGCCAGCCGCTTTCACGCAGCTTCGGATAGACTTCACTGGTGTAGTCACCGCCCTGGCAGGTGATAATAATATCCAGCGCCTTCAGCGCCTCGATATCAAAAGCATCCTGCAGCGCACCGGTCGACTTGCCGCCGAATGTCGGTGCCGCCTGACCAAGCTGAGACGTGGAGAAGAAGACCGGATTGATCACATCAAAATCACGTTCTTCACTCATGCGTGACATCAGCACAGAGCCGACCATGCCACGCCAACCAATAAAGCCTACATTCTTCATTTTCTGTCCGTCCGGGGCGTTTTCACTGTGCCCTTCGTGGTGCGAGGAAAAGACCAAGCGGAATATCCAGTTGATCTGCGTAATAATCAGGTTTACCTGCGACCTCCAACTCTACAAAATGCAGGCTTTCTGGCAAGTGAATTAATTCGATTGCGCCAACTTTTTCAGCAGTACAACTAATACTCCCCTCAGTGACTCGAGGTACGGAAAGGCGGAAATTCGGAGTCTCTCGATCGGCTACGCGAGTCAGCGTTTCGGAAGCCTGTCGTCG is a window of Pantoea rwandensis DNA encoding:
- the glgB gene encoding 1,4-alpha-glucan branching enzyme, with product MSELPDRHAINALFAGNYADPFSFLGMHQTVEGLEVRALLPDASEVWVIETNTGRKCAQLKCLDSRGFFSGVIPRRKNLFRYQLAVTWHGQQNLIDDAYRFGPLLAEMDAWLLGEGTHLRPYETLGAHGVTIDGVSGTRFSVWAPNARRVSVVGEFNFWDGRRHPMRFRRELGVWELFVPGAVNGQLYKYEIIDASGQMRIKADPFAFEAQMRPQTASMICGLPPKIEMQPQRKAANAFDQPISIYEVHLGSWRRHTDNNFWLSYKELAEQLIPYVKEMGFTHIELLPINEHPFDGSWGYQPLGMYAPTRRFGTRDEFRHFIAAAHDAGINVLLDWVPGHFPSDDFGLAKFDGTELYEHSDPREGFHQDWNTLIYNFGRREVSNYLSGNALYWMERFGIDGLRVDAVASMIYRDYSRKEGEWIPNHFGGRENLEAISFLRHTNRTLGRAAPGTISVAEESTDYPGVTRPSEDGGLGFWFKWNLGWMHDTLDYMKLDPVHRRYHHNLMTFGMLYNYTENFVLPLSHDEVVHGKRSILDRMPGDAWQKFANLRAYYGWMWGFPGKKLQFMGNEFAQGREWNHDSSLDWHLLEGEDNWHNGVQRLVRDLNHSYKHFTPLHQLDFDAQGFEWLVVDDHENSVFVFARRDREGNEIIVASNFTPVTRHHYRFGVNQQGGWREVLNTDQQDYHGSDVRNHGVVHTDAIESHGRAQSISLTLPPLATIWLVREGD
- the asd gene encoding aspartate-semialdehyde dehydrogenase: MKNVGFIGWRGMVGSVLMSRMSEERDFDVINPVFFSTSQLGQAAPTFGGKSTGALQDAFDIEALKALDIIITCQGGDYTSEVYPKLRESGWQGYWIDAASTLRMKDDAIIILDPVNHNVIRQGLDNGIKTFVGGNCTVSLMLMSLGGLFANDLVEWASVATYQAASGGGARHMRELLTQMGMLHNHVAKSLQDPASAILEIERSVTDFTRSGTLPTDNFGVPLAGSLIPWIDKQLDNGQTREEWKGQAETNKILRTSSPIPVDGLCVRVGALRCHSQAFTLKLKKDIPLNEIEQLLASHNEWVKVVPNDREITMRELTPAAVTGTLTTPVGRLRKLNMGPEYLSAFTVGDQLLWGAAEPLRRMLRLLID